From the Desulfovibrio sp. JY genome, one window contains:
- a CDS encoding heme-binding protein, with translation MPVTLEIARRLIEAAKEKALALGVPMVVAVVDAGGNLVALDRQDDALLVSLELARDKAYSAVAVKTDTATIGELAQPGAELFGLGRASGGRIVTFGGGLPLVKDGKVVGGIGVSGGSVAEDTACATAGQNAF, from the coding sequence ATGCCCGTCACCCTCGAAATCGCCCGCCGCCTGATCGAAGCGGCCAAGGAAAAAGCCCTGGCCCTTGGCGTGCCCATGGTCGTGGCCGTGGTCGACGCCGGCGGCAACCTCGTGGCCCTGGACCGCCAGGACGACGCCCTGCTCGTCAGCCTCGAGCTGGCCCGCGACAAGGCCTATTCGGCCGTGGCCGTCAAGACCGACACCGCCACCATCGGCGAACTCGCCCAGCCCGGGGCGGAACTCTTCGGCCTCGGCCGGGCCTCGGGCGGGCGCATCGTCACCTTCGGCGGCGGCCTGCCCCTTGTAAAGGATGGCAAGGTCGTCGGCGGTATCGGCGTCAGCGGCGGTTCCGTGGCCGAGGATACGGCCTGCGCCACCGCCGGGCAAAACGCGTTTTAA